Proteins encoded within one genomic window of [Enterobacter] lignolyticus SCF1:
- a CDS encoding cytochrome C assembly family protein, whose translation MPVFALLALVAYSISLALIIPGLLQKNSGWRRMAILSAVIALICHAFALEARILPGGENGQNLSLLNVGSLVSLMICTVMTIVASRNRGWLLLPIVYAFALINLALATFMPNEFITHLEATPGMMVHIGLSLFAYATLIIAALYALQLAWIDYQLKNKKLAFSSEMPPLMSIERKMFHITQVGVVLLTLTLCTGLFYMHNLFSTENIDKAVLSIVAWFVYIVLLWGHYHEGWRGRRVVWFNVAGAGILTLAYFGSRVLQQFVG comes from the coding sequence ATGCCTGTTTTTGCCCTGCTCGCGCTTGTCGCCTACTCCATCAGCCTCGCGCTGATCATTCCCGGCCTGCTGCAAAAAAACAGCGGCTGGCGGCGCATGGCTATTTTATCCGCCGTCATCGCGCTCATCTGCCACGCCTTCGCGCTCGAGGCGCGCATCCTGCCGGGCGGCGAAAACGGACAAAACCTGAGCCTGCTCAACGTCGGCTCGCTGGTCAGCCTGATGATTTGTACGGTAATGACCATCGTTGCGTCGCGCAACCGCGGCTGGCTGCTGCTGCCGATTGTCTACGCCTTTGCGCTGATAAACCTGGCGCTGGCCACCTTTATGCCCAATGAGTTCATCACGCACCTTGAGGCGACGCCCGGCATGATGGTGCATATCGGCCTGTCGCTCTTCGCCTACGCGACGCTCATCATCGCCGCGCTCTACGCGCTGCAGCTGGCGTGGATAGACTATCAGCTGAAAAACAAAAAGCTGGCCTTCAGTAGCGAAATGCCGCCGCTGATGAGCATTGAACGCAAGATGTTTCATATCACCCAGGTCGGCGTCGTACTGCTGACGCTGACGCTGTGTACCGGCCTGTTTTATATGCATAACCTGTTCAGCACGGAAAATATCGACAAGGCCGTCCTTTCTATTGTCGCGTGGTTTGTCTATATCGTGTTGTTATGGGGCCACTATCATGAAGGCTGGCGCGGGCGCCGCGTCGTCTGGTTTAACGTGGCCGGCGCCGGCATTCTGACGCTGGCCTATTTTGGCAGCCGCGTTCTGCAGCAGTTCGTAGGCTAA
- a CDS encoding tail fiber assembly protein, producing MEKATLDKSGIAAKAGNITVYNYDRETREYLSSTVEFLAVGVGIPANSCTETPVDAKSGFAVCRSPEGWEYVADHRGETVWSTADGSASMVGYIGEIKEGFTGGAPSTPYDVWDGNSWVTDTAAQYAADMAAAEQQKTALRTNADNAIAWRQDAVDTRIATAEETAALAEWKKYRVLLMRIDTSKAPAIEWPTPPGAQAS from the coding sequence ATGGAGAAGGCAACGCTGGATAAAAGTGGAATTGCCGCAAAAGCCGGTAATATAACAGTCTATAACTACGACCGTGAAACACGTGAGTATCTGTCGTCGACAGTGGAGTTTCTTGCGGTAGGCGTTGGTATTCCCGCTAACTCCTGCACCGAAACACCAGTAGATGCTAAAAGCGGTTTCGCCGTGTGCAGGAGTCCTGAAGGGTGGGAATATGTTGCAGACCATCGGGGCGAAACCGTCTGGTCAACGGCTGATGGCAGCGCTTCAATGGTTGGCTACATCGGGGAGATAAAAGAGGGATTCACAGGGGGAGCACCGTCGACACCGTATGATGTGTGGGATGGTAACTCGTGGGTGACGGATACAGCCGCGCAATATGCTGCAGACATGGCAGCAGCAGAGCAGCAGAAAACAGCGCTGCGCACGAATGCCGATAACGCGATAGCCTGGCGTCAAGACGCGGTTGATACGAGGATAGCAACGGCGGAGGAAACCGCCGCGCTGGCAGAATGGAAAAAATATCGGGTACTGTTGATGCGTATCGATACCTCAAAAGCTCCCGCTATTGAATGGCCTACACCGCCGGGCGCTCAGGCCAGTTAA
- the rplS gene encoding 50S ribosomal protein L19, giving the protein MSNIIKQIEQEQMKQDVPSFRPGDTVEVKVWVVEGSKKRLQAFEGVVIAIRNRGLHSAFTVRKISNGEGVERVFQTHSPVVDSIAVKRRGAVRKAKLYYLRERTGKSARIKERLN; this is encoded by the coding sequence ATGAGCAACATTATTAAGCAAATTGAACAAGAACAGATGAAGCAGGACGTACCTTCCTTCCGCCCGGGCGATACCGTGGAAGTGAAAGTATGGGTTGTTGAAGGTTCCAAAAAACGTCTGCAGGCATTCGAGGGCGTGGTTATCGCTATTCGTAACCGCGGTCTGCACTCTGCATTCACTGTTCGTAAAATTTCCAACGGCGAAGGCGTTGAGCGTGTCTTCCAGACTCACTCTCCGGTAGTTGACAGCATTGCTGTTAAACGTCGTGGTGCTGTACGTAAAGCTAAACTGTACTACCTGCGTGAGCGCACTGGTAAGTCTGCTCGTATCAAAGAGCGTCTTAACTAA
- the trmD gene encoding tRNA (guanosine(37)-N1)-methyltransferase TrmD, producing the protein MFIGVVSLFPEMFRAITDYGVTGRAVKNGLLSIHSWSPRDFAHDRHRTVDDRPYGGGPGMLMMVHPLRDAIHAAKAAAGEGAKVIYLSPQGRKLDQAGVSELATSQKLILVCGRYEGIDERVIQTEIDEEWSIGDYVLSGGELPAMTLIDSVARFIPGVLGHEASATEDSFADGLLDCPHYTRPEVLEGMEVPAVLLSGNHAEIRRWRLKQSLGRTWLRRPELLENLALTEEQSRLLAEFKTEHASQQHKHDGMA; encoded by the coding sequence GTGTTTATTGGTGTAGTTAGCCTGTTTCCTGAAATGTTTCGCGCAATTACCGACTACGGGGTAACTGGCCGGGCAGTAAAAAATGGCCTGCTGAGCATCCACAGCTGGAGTCCTCGCGACTTCGCGCATGACCGGCACCGTACCGTGGACGATCGTCCTTACGGTGGCGGACCGGGGATGTTAATGATGGTGCATCCCTTACGGGATGCGATTCATGCAGCAAAAGCCGCGGCAGGTGAAGGTGCAAAGGTGATTTATCTTTCGCCTCAGGGACGCAAGCTTGATCAAGCGGGCGTCAGCGAACTGGCTACCAGTCAGAAACTGATTCTGGTGTGCGGTCGTTACGAAGGGATAGATGAGCGTGTAATTCAGACCGAGATTGACGAAGAATGGTCTATCGGCGATTACGTTCTCAGCGGTGGAGAGTTACCGGCGATGACGCTGATTGACTCCGTCGCCCGGTTTATTCCGGGCGTGCTGGGCCATGAAGCCTCTGCAACGGAAGATTCCTTTGCAGATGGGTTGCTGGACTGTCCGCACTATACCCGCCCTGAAGTGTTGGAAGGCATGGAGGTTCCGGCAGTGTTACTGTCTGGCAACCATGCTGAGATACGTCGCTGGCGCCTGAAGCAGTCGCTGGGCCGTACCTGGCTGAGAAGACCTGAACTTCTGGAAAACCTGGCTCTGACTGAAGAGCAATCGAGGTTGCTGGCCGAGTTCAAAACTGAACACGCGTCGCAGCAACATAAACATGATGGGATGGCTTAA
- a CDS encoding phage tail protein: MSVGVPVPWPVATAPVGWLKCNGAAFTASQYPKLALAYPALKLPDLRGEFIRGWDDGRGVDTNRAIGQWQGDALQDHTHQYYTIYPGGDNDRGSQSSVFSIDDATWGTTAGVNAARASSETRPRNIAFNYIVRAA, from the coding sequence TTGTCGGTTGGCGTACCTGTTCCGTGGCCGGTAGCAACGGCGCCTGTTGGCTGGCTGAAATGCAACGGAGCTGCCTTTACTGCATCGCAATATCCGAAACTGGCACTGGCCTATCCAGCGCTCAAATTACCTGATCTACGTGGTGAGTTTATCCGTGGATGGGATGATGGTCGTGGTGTGGATACCAACAGGGCGATCGGGCAATGGCAGGGAGACGCACTCCAGGACCATACGCACCAGTACTATACAATCTACCCAGGTGGCGATAATGACAGGGGATCGCAATCATCAGTATTTTCAATTGATGATGCTACTTGGGGGACTACAGCAGGGGTTAATGCCGCCCGGGCGTCGTCAGAAACCCGTCCACGTAACATTGCATTTAACTACATCGTGAGGGCTGCATAA
- the ffh gene encoding signal recognition particle protein, which yields MFDNLTDRLSRTLRNISGRGRLTEENVKETLREVRMALLEADVALPVVRDFINRVKEKAVGHEVNKSLTPGQEFVKIVRNELVAAMGEENQSLNLAAQPPAVVLMAGLQGAGKTTSVGKLGKFLREKHKKKVLVVSADVYRPAAIKQLETLAQQVGVDFFPSDVAQKPVDIVNAALKEAKLKFYDVLLVDTAGRLHVDEAMMDEIKQVHASINPVETLFVVDAMTGQDAANTAKAFNEALPLTGVVLTKVDGDARGGAALSIRHITGKPIKFLGVGEKTDALEPFHPDRIASRILGMGDVLSLIEDIESKVDRAQAEKLASKLKKGDGFDLTDFLEQLRQMKNMGGMASLMGKLPGMGQIPDNVKAQMDDKVLVRMEAIINSMTLKERANPEIIKGSRKRRIAAGCGMQVQDVNRLLKQFDDMQRMMKKMKKGGLAKMMRGMKGMMPPGFPGR from the coding sequence ATGTTTGATAATTTAACCGATCGTTTATCGCGTACGCTGCGCAACATCAGCGGCCGTGGACGCCTTACTGAAGAAAACGTTAAAGAAACGCTGCGCGAAGTGCGCATGGCGCTGCTGGAGGCCGATGTCGCCCTGCCGGTCGTGCGCGATTTTATCAACCGCGTTAAAGAGAAAGCGGTTGGTCATGAAGTCAATAAAAGCCTGACCCCGGGCCAGGAATTCGTCAAAATCGTCCGCAACGAGCTGGTGGCGGCGATGGGCGAAGAGAACCAGAGCCTGAACCTGGCCGCGCAGCCGCCGGCCGTCGTGCTGATGGCCGGCCTGCAGGGTGCGGGTAAAACCACAAGCGTCGGTAAGCTCGGTAAATTCCTGCGCGAGAAGCACAAGAAGAAGGTGCTGGTGGTGTCCGCCGACGTTTATCGCCCGGCGGCGATCAAACAGCTGGAAACGCTGGCGCAGCAGGTCGGCGTGGATTTCTTCCCGTCCGACGTCGCACAGAAGCCGGTCGATATCGTTAACGCGGCGCTGAAAGAGGCGAAGCTGAAATTCTACGACGTGCTGCTGGTGGATACCGCCGGTCGTCTGCACGTCGATGAAGCGATGATGGATGAAATCAAACAGGTTCATGCGTCCATCAATCCGGTAGAGACCCTGTTTGTCGTCGACGCCATGACCGGCCAGGATGCGGCGAATACCGCGAAAGCCTTTAACGAAGCGCTGCCGCTCACCGGCGTGGTGCTGACGAAGGTTGACGGCGACGCCCGCGGCGGCGCGGCGCTCTCGATTCGCCATATCACCGGTAAGCCGATTAAATTCCTCGGCGTCGGTGAGAAAACCGACGCGCTGGAGCCGTTCCACCCGGACCGTATCGCCTCCCGTATTCTCGGCATGGGCGACGTGCTGTCGCTGATCGAAGATATCGAAAGCAAGGTTGACCGCGCGCAGGCGGAAAAGCTGGCGTCTAAACTGAAGAAGGGCGACGGTTTTGACCTGACCGACTTCCTGGAGCAGCTCCGCCAGATGAAAAATATGGGCGGTATGGCGAGCCTGATGGGCAAGCTGCCGGGCATGGGCCAGATTCCGGACAACGTTAAAGCGCAGATGGATGACAAAGTGCTGGTGCGTATGGAGGCTATCATCAACTCGATGACCCTCAAAGAGCGCGCTAACCCGGAGATCATCAAAGGCTCCCGTAAACGCCGTATTGCCGCCGGTTGCGGCATGCAGGTACAGGACGTTAACCGTCTTCTGAAACAGTTCGACGACATGCAGCGCATGATGAAGAAAATGAAGAAGGGCGGCCTGGCGAAAATGATGCGCGGAATGAAAGGGATGATGCCGCCGGGCTTTCCGGGGCGCTAA
- a CDS encoding GpE family phage tail protein, producing MADIAAIFHWPPSELYPMSLTELIIWREKALQRSGHINE from the coding sequence ATGGCGGATATTGCAGCGATTTTTCACTGGCCGCCATCAGAGCTCTATCCAATGAGTCTGACCGAACTCATCATCTGGCGCGAAAAAGCGCTACAGCGAAGCGGACATATAAATGAGTAA
- a CDS encoding recombinase family protein: MLIGYVRVSTNDQNTALQRNALESAGCEQIFEDKMSGKSADRPGLKRALKQINDGDTLVVWKLDRLGRSMRHLISLTEELRQRGVNFRSLTDSIDTSTPMGRFFFHVMGALAEMERELIIERTRAGLEVARSQGRIGGRRPKLTAEEWAQAGRLIAAGESRQRVALIFDVGLSTLYKKFPASNSDPLLCHTPTNSDK; this comes from the coding sequence ATGCTTATTGGCTACGTACGCGTATCAACAAATGACCAAAATACCGCTTTACAGCGAAATGCTCTTGAGAGCGCAGGTTGTGAACAGATTTTTGAAGATAAAATGAGCGGAAAGTCTGCGGACAGGCCGGGATTAAAACGAGCGCTTAAGCAAATAAATGATGGCGATACGTTAGTCGTCTGGAAATTAGACAGGCTTGGACGCAGCATGCGCCATCTCATCAGCCTGACGGAAGAATTGCGCCAGCGAGGGGTTAATTTTCGCAGTTTAACTGACAGCATAGACACCTCAACGCCAATGGGTCGCTTCTTCTTTCACGTCATGGGCGCTCTCGCGGAAATGGAGCGTGAGCTCATTATTGAGCGAACGCGTGCAGGGTTAGAGGTGGCGCGCTCGCAAGGACGCATCGGCGGCAGAAGGCCAAAGCTGACTGCCGAGGAATGGGCGCAGGCCGGAAGACTGATTGCCGCCGGTGAATCCCGTCAGCGCGTGGCGCTGATTTTTGACGTCGGGCTCTCGACGCTCTACAAAAAATTCCCGGCATCAAATAGCGACCCGCTGTTGTGCCACACTCCGACCAACTCCGATAAATAG
- a CDS encoding ogr/Delta-like zinc finger family protein, translated as MMHCPVCQQTAHARSSRYLSSETKERYHQCRNIECGCTFVTHETLARYIVKPALAVHETRQA; from the coding sequence ATGATGCATTGTCCTGTTTGTCAGCAGACCGCGCACGCCCGTTCCAGTCGCTATCTGAGCTCAGAAACGAAGGAACGCTACCATCAGTGTCGCAACATTGAGTGTGGCTGTACCTTTGTCACCCACGAGACGCTGGCGCGTTATATTGTAAAACCAGCCCTGGCCGTCCATGAAACGCGCCAGGCGTAG
- a CDS encoding phage tail sheath protein, with protein sequence MSDYHHGVQVVEINDGTRVISTVSTAIIGMVCTANDADASAFPLNVPVLITNVQSAISKAGTKGTLSTSLQAIADQAKPVIVVVRVEESTGDDKEAAFAKTVSNIIGTTDENGNYTGLKALLTAEAVTGVKPRILGVPGLDTQQVATALAPVCQKLRAFGYISAWQCKTLSEAITYRENFSQRELMLIWPDFLAWDTLNNTTATAFATARALGLRAFIDQSVGWHKTLSNVGVNGVTGISASVFWDLQEPGTDADLLNNAGITTLVRKDGFRFWGNRTCADDPLFQFENYTRTAQVIADTMAEAHMWAIDKPITATLIRDIIDGINAKFRELKTSGYIVDATCWFDEEANDAETLKAGKLYIDYDYTPVPPLENLTLRQRITDKYLANLVSSVNSK encoded by the coding sequence ATGAGTGACTACCATCATGGCGTTCAGGTTGTCGAAATTAACGACGGCACCCGCGTCATCTCTACTGTATCAACCGCGATTATTGGTATGGTTTGTACCGCCAACGACGCAGACGCTTCAGCCTTCCCGCTGAACGTGCCTGTGTTAATCACAAACGTGCAAAGCGCTATTTCGAAAGCAGGCACGAAAGGAACCCTGTCAACGTCCCTGCAGGCGATTGCTGACCAGGCCAAACCGGTTATCGTCGTTGTACGCGTCGAAGAAAGCACTGGCGACGATAAAGAAGCGGCATTTGCCAAGACCGTCTCCAACATTATCGGCACCACCGATGAGAACGGAAACTATACCGGCCTGAAGGCGCTGCTCACTGCGGAAGCGGTAACCGGCGTGAAGCCACGGATTCTGGGCGTTCCCGGTCTGGATACCCAGCAGGTGGCAACCGCTCTGGCGCCTGTCTGTCAGAAACTGCGCGCTTTCGGCTACATCAGCGCCTGGCAGTGTAAAACGCTGTCCGAGGCAATTACCTATCGTGAAAACTTCAGCCAACGCGAACTTATGCTCATTTGGCCGGATTTTCTGGCCTGGGATACGCTCAACAATACGACTGCGACAGCCTTCGCCACTGCGCGAGCGCTTGGCCTGCGCGCCTTTATTGATCAGAGCGTCGGCTGGCATAAAACCCTGTCCAACGTTGGCGTAAATGGCGTTACCGGCATCAGCGCTTCGGTCTTTTGGGATCTTCAGGAACCTGGCACCGATGCTGATTTGCTCAATAACGCGGGCATCACCACCCTGGTACGAAAAGACGGTTTCCGCTTCTGGGGCAACCGCACCTGCGCCGACGATCCGCTGTTCCAGTTTGAAAACTATACCCGTACCGCGCAGGTCATTGCCGATACCATGGCGGAAGCGCATATGTGGGCGATCGATAAGCCGATTACGGCAACCCTGATTCGCGACATTATTGATGGGATCAATGCCAAATTCCGCGAACTGAAAACCAGCGGTTATATCGTCGACGCCACCTGCTGGTTCGATGAAGAGGCTAACGATGCAGAAACGCTGAAGGCCGGAAAACTCTATATCGACTACGACTACACGCCGGTTCCGCCGCTGGAAAACCTGACCTTACGCCAGCGGATTACCGACAAATATCTGGCGAATCTGGTCTCCTCAGTTAACAGCAAATAA
- a CDS encoding tail fiber assembly protein, with the protein MTTAYFCPSILSFIPVEWKSDGTYSEDTWPDDAVLATDEEVATYWKKTPPSRQMLGRVAGRPTWVDLPAPTYDEMVAAAERQRQVLIDKAMQSIGVIQLKLQAGRKLTPAETIKLNATLDYIDVVTATDTSIAPDINWPERPAV; encoded by the coding sequence ATGACAACTGCATATTTCTGTCCTTCCATACTGTCCTTCATTCCTGTGGAATGGAAATCTGATGGCACCTATAGCGAAGATACCTGGCCTGATGATGCCGTGCTGGCGACTGACGAGGAGGTTGCTACGTACTGGAAGAAAACGCCACCATCTAGGCAAATGCTGGGGAGAGTCGCAGGTCGCCCCACGTGGGTTGATTTGCCTGCACCAACGTATGATGAAATGGTTGCCGCAGCGGAGCGGCAACGGCAGGTACTGATAGATAAAGCTATGCAGTCAATCGGCGTCATCCAGTTGAAGTTGCAGGCCGGGCGAAAACTCACTCCGGCCGAAACGATAAAGCTGAATGCTACGCTGGACTATATCGATGTGGTGACGGCGACAGATACCAGCATCGCGCCGGACATTAACTGGCCTGAGCGCCCGGCGGTGTAG
- a CDS encoding phage tail protein has protein sequence MMLALGMFVFERRTLPYHSMRHSAEYGWASNAQVGKRSAYQFIGAGIEEITVSGALYPELTGGRISLSMLRLMAEQGNAWPLIGGNGVIYGMYVIKNIEETGTEFYSDGQPRKIDFTLTLTRVDESLTAMFGNLKDQATRLMNDAADKLAAVGVS, from the coding sequence ATGATGCTTGCTCTGGGCATGTTTGTCTTCGAACGACGCACCCTTCCCTATCACTCCATGCGGCACAGCGCAGAATACGGCTGGGCATCCAACGCTCAGGTGGGTAAACGAAGCGCCTATCAGTTTATTGGTGCGGGAATCGAAGAAATTACCGTTTCGGGCGCATTGTATCCGGAACTTACCGGCGGGCGCATCTCGTTAAGCATGCTACGCCTGATGGCTGAACAGGGTAACGCCTGGCCGCTTATCGGCGGCAATGGCGTAATTTATGGAATGTATGTCATCAAGAATATCGAGGAGACAGGAACCGAGTTTTATTCCGATGGTCAACCCCGCAAAATTGATTTTACCCTGACCCTAACCCGCGTGGATGAATCACTTACCGCCATGTTTGGCAATCTCAAAGATCAGGCTACACGGCTGATGAACGATGCTGCCGATAAGCTGGCAGCCGTGGGGGTAAGTTGA
- a CDS encoding phage tail assembly protein, which translates to MTTYTDDVVTLDKPLKRGEQQIETITLLKPTAGTLRGVSLASVANAEVDALIKVLPRMTSPSLTEQEVAALELPDLVALAGKVVGFLSPMSTS; encoded by the coding sequence ATGACCACTTATACTGATGACGTAGTTACCCTTGATAAACCCCTGAAACGCGGCGAACAGCAGATTGAGACTATCACCCTGCTGAAGCCCACTGCCGGCACCCTGCGCGGCGTAAGTCTTGCCTCGGTTGCCAATGCTGAAGTCGATGCTCTCATCAAAGTTCTGCCGCGAATGACCTCCCCTTCGCTGACTGAGCAGGAGGTTGCCGCGCTGGAATTACCCGATCTGGTCGCCCTGGCTGGCAAGGTGGTTGGTTTTTTGTCACCGATGTCGACGTCGTAA
- a CDS encoding phage late control D family protein encodes MLDALTNGLAGTMTPDFMLLVDERDVTHNFGPRLISLTMTDNRGYEADTVTIRLNDADGLIELPRRGTVIRLYLGYKGFALIGKGSFTVDQITHAGAPDYVEIIAKSANFRGAMNTAREQSWHDTTLGDIAEAIASRNNLTANVFPALAATAIGHIDQSQESDISFITRVAHIYGGEVSVKKDVLLIVKAGSARMGGSQALEPTLIHRSDGHTHSFTIADRDAYTGVIATWEDTADPKKQQRKIHLQRKSSADYTSGDKDNIFLIAKKCGSKEEAIYAAKAEWDRLQREAASFKITLAQARVMLSPDTPVSVRGFKRIIDDHAWNITQLTHSLTSSGFTTSVELELQASDVEYEIAED; translated from the coding sequence ATGCTGGACGCCTTAACCAATGGCCTCGCGGGGACGATGACGCCCGATTTTATGCTGCTGGTAGATGAACGCGACGTGACTCATAACTTCGGTCCGCGCCTCATCAGTCTGACGATGACCGACAATCGCGGATATGAAGCGGATACAGTGACCATTAGGCTGAACGATGCCGACGGTCTGATTGAGCTCCCCAGACGAGGCACCGTTATTCGACTCTACCTCGGCTATAAGGGTTTTGCCCTGATCGGCAAAGGCTCCTTCACCGTCGATCAAATCACCCATGCTGGCGCCCCGGATTACGTCGAAATCATCGCCAAAAGCGCCAACTTTCGCGGCGCGATGAATACCGCGCGGGAGCAATCCTGGCATGACACCACGCTTGGCGATATCGCCGAGGCGATAGCTAGTCGTAATAATCTGACCGCTAACGTATTCCCGGCGCTGGCTGCCACCGCAATCGGCCATATCGATCAATCACAGGAGTCCGATATCAGTTTTATCACCCGCGTGGCGCACATCTACGGCGGTGAGGTTTCCGTAAAAAAAGATGTGCTATTGATTGTCAAAGCCGGGAGCGCGCGAATGGGAGGAAGTCAGGCGTTAGAACCAACCCTGATTCACCGCAGCGATGGTCATACGCACAGCTTCACCATTGCCGATCGTGACGCCTACACCGGCGTCATCGCTACCTGGGAAGATACTGCCGATCCCAAAAAACAGCAGCGCAAAATTCATCTGCAGCGGAAATCATCGGCGGATTACACGTCTGGCGATAAGGATAATATTTTTCTGATCGCCAAAAAATGCGGTAGCAAAGAGGAAGCGATTTATGCGGCAAAGGCGGAGTGGGACAGGCTCCAGCGGGAAGCGGCGTCATTCAAAATTACGCTAGCCCAGGCCAGGGTCATGCTGTCGCCTGATACCCCGGTCAGCGTGCGCGGGTTTAAACGCATTATTGATGATCATGCCTGGAATATCACACAGCTTACCCACTCCCTCACCAGCAGCGGGTTTACCACTAGCGTGGAACTTGAACTCCAGGCCTCGGATGTAGAATATGAGATCGCTGAAGACTAA
- a CDS encoding phage major tail tube protein has product MAMPRKLKLMNVFLNGYSYQGVAKSITLPKLTRKIENYRGAGMNGSAPIDMGLDDDALAMEWSLGGFPDAVIWEMYSATGMDAVPIRFAGSYQRDDTGDTVAVEVMMRGRQKEIDTGENKPGEDTEAKISVVCTYFKLTIDGAELVEIDTINMVEKINGVDRLEQHRRNIGL; this is encoded by the coding sequence ATGGCAATGCCGCGTAAATTGAAATTAATGAACGTGTTTCTCAACGGTTACAGCTACCAGGGAGTGGCCAAGTCTATCACCCTGCCAAAGCTGACCCGCAAGATCGAAAACTATCGTGGCGCGGGGATGAACGGTAGCGCGCCAATTGATATGGGGCTGGACGACGACGCCCTGGCCATGGAATGGTCACTCGGCGGATTCCCCGATGCGGTGATTTGGGAAATGTACTCCGCAACCGGGATGGATGCTGTACCTATTCGTTTTGCAGGCTCTTATCAGCGTGACGACACCGGCGATACCGTCGCTGTTGAAGTCATGATGCGTGGCCGTCAGAAAGAAATCGACACTGGCGAAAACAAACCTGGCGAAGACACCGAAGCAAAAATCTCTGTCGTCTGCACCTACTTCAAGCTGACCATCGATGGCGCCGAGCTGGTTGAAATCGACACGATCAATATGGTCGAAAAAATCAACGGCGTCGATCGCCTTGAGCAGCATCGACGCAATATCGGCCTTTAA
- the rimM gene encoding ribosome maturation factor RimM (Essential for efficient processing of 16S rRNA), translating into MSKQDAAKAPVEPIVLGKMGSCYGIRGWLRVFSSTEDAESIFDYQPWFIQKAGQWQAVELEGWRHHNQDIIIKLKGVDDRDAANLLTNCEIVVDSSQLPELEEGDYYWKDLMGCQVVTTEGYDLGKVIDMMETGSNDVLVIKANLKDAFGIKERLVPFLDGQVIKKVDLTTRTIEVDWDPGF; encoded by the coding sequence ATGAGCAAGCAAGACGCCGCGAAAGCGCCCGTTGAACCGATTGTTCTCGGAAAAATGGGTTCTTGCTACGGTATCCGTGGTTGGCTCAGAGTGTTTTCCTCCACCGAAGACGCCGAAAGCATTTTTGACTATCAGCCCTGGTTTATCCAGAAGGCGGGTCAGTGGCAGGCTGTTGAGCTGGAAGGCTGGCGCCACCACAATCAGGACATCATCATCAAGCTGAAAGGCGTTGACGATCGTGATGCCGCGAATCTGCTGACCAATTGCGAAATTGTCGTGGATTCTTCGCAGTTGCCGGAGCTGGAAGAGGGTGACTACTACTGGAAAGACCTGATGGGCTGCCAGGTAGTGACCACCGAAGGCTACGATCTCGGTAAAGTCATCGACATGATGGAAACCGGGTCCAATGACGTTCTCGTCATCAAGGCAAACCTGAAAGATGCGTTTGGTATCAAGGAGCGGTTGGTTCCGTTCCTCGATGGGCAGGTTATCAAGAAAGTCGATCTCACTACGCGTACTATCGAAGTAGATTGGGATCCTGGTTTTTAA
- the rpsP gene encoding 30S ribosomal protein S16: MVTIRLARHGAKKRPFYQVVVADSRNARNGRFIERVGFFNPIASGAEQETRLDLDRIAHWVGLGATVSDRVATLIKAANKAA; the protein is encoded by the coding sequence ATGGTAACTATTCGTTTAGCACGTCACGGCGCTAAAAAGCGTCCGTTCTACCAGGTTGTCGTTGCAGACAGCCGTAATGCACGCAACGGTCGCTTCATTGAGCGCGTTGGTTTCTTCAACCCGATCGCTTCTGGCGCGGAACAAGAAACCCGTCTGGATCTGGATCGTATCGCTCACTGGGTTGGCCTGGGCGCTACTGTTTCCGATCGCGTTGCAACGCTGATCAAAGCAGCAAACAAAGCAGCTTAA